The following proteins are co-located in the Peromyscus maniculatus bairdii isolate BWxNUB_F1_BW_parent chromosome 23, HU_Pman_BW_mat_3.1, whole genome shotgun sequence genome:
- the LOC102904763 gene encoding phospholipase A2-like isoform X1 produces the protein MKLLLLVSLLTGATAQSISPQAVWQLGNVFECNIPRSGTVLEYRFYGCYCGLVRFGDPDEDLDSCCRTRDNCLAQVDNLENCAVLIRNPYTSSYLFSCSGNEVTCSDASFVQWSSESLAECLHAPGKKKKIKPSPSPNFGGFPFHKLYQIK, from the exons atgaaactcCTTCTGCTGGTTTCTCTGCTCACAG GTGCTACTGCACAGAGCATCAGCCCTCAGGCTGTGTGGCAGTTGGGCAATGTGTTCGAGTGCAACATTCCCAGGAGTGGTACAGTCTTAGAGTACAGATTCTATGGCTGCTACTGTGGTTTGGTGAGATTCGGCGATCCAGATGAAGACTTAGACAG TTGCTGCAGGACTCGTGACAACTGCCTTGCTCAGGTCGATAACCTGGAAAACTGTGCAGTCCTCATAAGGAACCCCTACACCAGCTCCTACTTATTCTCATGTTCTGGGAATGAGGTCACCTGCAGTG ATGCTTcctttgtccagtggtcttcagaatCCTTAGCTGAATGCCTTCATgctcctggaaagaaaaaaaaaataaaacccagccCCAGCCCTAACTTTGGGGGTTTCCCTTTTCACAAGTTATAtcagatcaaatga